The DNA window AATCACAGGCTATACGGAGAATCGATCAATATTCTGCACACAAAGGGCCGCTCCGAGCCGACTTCTCTGTGGAGGTGGACGACGACCACCGACGCGATGTTGCTAGCCCTTATGCTTCCTTCATATAAGCTTTGCTGTTTCAGATGTCTGCGTGCTCCACCGGGCGGTGTTGGTTCGGCATTTCTTGGCTCTCCAGGGGCATGTACTGGGCCATGATCGCCCGGATCTCCGAATCCATGTAGCTCTGAAGTGGCATCATAGTGAAGTTATAGGCGTTGAATTCACAATCTCTTCTCTACAAAAGATCGCAGGGGTAGTAAACTGAAAGACTGGGGAGTTGTTTTACCCGTAGCCTATATTTGTACACGGCATATGCTCCTGCTCCAGCCAAGGCAAGGCCAAAGAAAATAACCCATAGGAAGCCCCAGCCCACTGACGAGGTAGAATGTTTGCCTGCAGCATTAAGGCAAAAAAAATAGCTTCACATTACTACTGTTGGAAACAGATTGCCTATCCATTTCGAGTGTGTTGAGGTCCACACTACAGATGCGCAGATAACTGCACCACATAAGTTCCAAAAAGGTTTCAGGCTAGATGACTCACTGATACAAGTATCATGTTCTCTGATGTACAGCATATTGCTGCCGCCACAGCTGCACTCGTAGCTTCCCCATGTATTCTCACAAGCGCAATTCTTACACTTGCAGAAAAGGTTCTCCTTGCATTCATCGACATCTGCAAATGCAAGCAAAAAGATATTGCATAAGGAATCAAGAACcttaaattcttgaaaacttgGAGCCATCATTGTGTTTGATTGTGCTTTGCTGGAGGAATTTCTATAGGCACAAGCACTACCAGTCTAGTGAGTTGCAAGCTATTAttctttttaaaaaagaaaGCTAACCAGTCTTGCAATATAAATTATGCAAAACTATAGCAACAGATGAGCATATTATGTCAACATGGAAAACCACAGTGTTGCCAGGCAattccaccccccccccccctaaagTAGTACCTTCGCAACTGTTCACTCCATCACCCTTGAAACCTGTCGGACATTTGCAGCCTTTAGCTTCTTCATTCTGTACAGTTCCGGAATTAGTTTCGTGTTTCAAACAGCAGCCACGAGCAAAACTGGAAACTAGAAGATCTCTGGAAGAGGTTATCTTACTGAGCAGGCTGAGACGGTCTTTCCGTTCCTAGTCTCATTCCAGCAGCCCCCATTGTTGATTTGGCACCTACCGAGGCCGGAAGCTGCCAAAGGCAAGCCCATTAGCATAATTGGAAAAAAAGAGGTAGATCGAAACATAAGACTTTATGGAATAGATGGCGCCAACAGAACTTGAAGAAACAAAATGTGAGAGTATACCTTCACAGTGGGTGTACCCATCACCAACAAACTTTACGCCATTGACAACAGGGCATTCGCAAACACGACCACGGAAGGTATCCTAGAATTATAAAACTCAATAGATTAGAAATGTGTACTCATACATGAACAATATTGAATAAGGTAACGAGTAGCATATTTTCCCCAGTAAAAATGTACCTTGCACGCAGAAACATTGGTAGCCTTGTCTAACCAGCAACCTCCATTGTGCTCCAAACATTCATTTGTCTCAATATCTACAAAAGAAAACCACCCCACAAAAAAGGAATGCAGCATTAGAAGTCCAGGATTTCAGGGACAGTTCTTTAACGGAAAGGTAAAAGTTCACAAACCTTCGCGCAAGCAGATATCAGGTTCAGTTGTCTCCTCAAACCCCGAGCATACTGCTTTTAGCACAGAACTTTTTTCCAGCTTACCTAAAGGTAAGTTTAAAAGTTTCATAAAAAGCGTATGGGCTATATAAGAAAAATGTACATGACGATACTAGCCATACCTCTGTATTGTCTGTTATTAACGACAAGGGTAGGCAGTATAGTGACATCGCCGCGAGAACCATGACCAATCTGAAGGATAGAAAGTGTAAAGGTTAGCCAACTATAAAACTAATGAAAAATACATAGATATATATCAATACGTAATGAAGTATTATGGTTTATCTTACTTGAGCATCCTGTTCTGCTTTAAGGACTGGATTTTCTTTATCAGCTTCAGGATCTCCAATGCACTTGTTGACCTTCTCAAATTCCAATCCTGTAAAAACGGCAGATGCTTCATTTTCCTTATAATTAAGCAACCATCAATGTAACAGCACACAAACTCTTATGGATAAAGTTAACAAGACCCACCAAGTGACTTTATAACATCATTAGCACATTCACGAGTGTATTTCTTCTCCTTCATTGGGCACCTAACAGCAAAGTCGTGCACATAATCCCACCACATCCACGGCTTGCGACTTTCATTGGCAACTTTGAATACACAAATTTGAATCAGGTTCTGAAGCACAACATCTTTGCCGTCATATCCAATGCTGAAATCCTGCTCTGGATCTGGTGCACAGTATCTCCCATGGTTGATACACTGTGATTTGCACTGCTTGCTCAGGATAAAAGCTTCTGGACAATACCATGTAATATAATGAGGGGTGAACTGGGTGTAGCCCCTTTTCTCAAGGGCTTGAGCTATTCCTCTGAAACTCCTCACGAAGTTCATTTGCATGTCACATTTAGCACCACATTCATCATTGCTGTTTGTCCACAATTCATACTCCACACGCTCATCGGGATGGGGCAAGGATTCTCTCCAGTCGAGAAGGACATTAACCATGTCTCCATTTTGCAGCGCTTTCCTAAGGTCATCGCCAAATCTCTCTGTCACAAGTGCTGAAGGAATAGTAATGTTCTCCATGTGCTCTGTACCACTAGATTCCGGAGAGTCCATTGTGATCAAAGGCTCCACTTTATCGTCAGCAAcaagaactgcagcagctccAGCATTTTGTGCATTCCATCCCTTGGTTGTGAAGTAGCAGTCTGCACATCACAGAAGATAAAAGATTATAAAACCCAAAATCCAAATGTAGTGATTGTATATTTTCATAGCACAACCCGATACTGGTAAGCCGTTGCGCTAACGCGCATTCTCCACCACATCTTGCTGGTTTGAGACAAAGATTTGACATAGATAATGCTTTCTCGTGTTATTTCGTGGGAAACGATGAATAATGAAAAGTTACTGTGCAAGAAGTCTGAATTCTAACTTAATCTTCAGATTAGGTCCTTCTTTTTTGAAGCTACAAAATGGACAACACAATGTCTCTATAGTCTGTACTACACAATGAAGTACGTTCAGCTCAGCTCCCATATACAGGCTTACATCTTCCTGCATCTATCTACAATCTCAATTTTGAAAAACTATCCAAAATAGTATTTCAATAAGTCTTAGTGGTAAAAATGGAAATGAATACAACACCACTGACTGCAAAGTTTGACGACACAACTCGATCTATTCTTATTGCAAGAAAGAGAAGAATCTTGTGGAGACATAAGCAAAGGTGTGGCATACAACTAAACAAAGCAAGGCCCCAAATTAGATCTCCCGACTCACTCAAGGCACAAGCACAACAACTCCAAAAGTGTACCTAAATCTTTCTCCAAACAGATTAGTTTCCCAAAATTTCAATGACCCCTTGCATTTTTTTTCCCGGACGAGAAACCTATCCTTGCACATTAAGTTAACTCTTCACATAAAGGATTAGAGATAGATTTAGGTGCCCTGAATGGGTCTGGATTCCGTTGTGAATAATGCAAGCTGTACCAGTTGACACATGGATGGAAGGAAAGGATTCAAAACCCATGCATTTCCACACCTACAGAATGtgaaaaactattcaaaacccATCGTCTGACAAAGATCTTTTTAACGTTCTAACAAAAATCTGTGTGCCCACAGGACACGAGTTCAGACCGAATCGACAGTAACCTAGGAAGTACAAGGACTTGCAGGTTCCGAAGCATACGAAATTAATTAACACGTGCAGTGCTGTATCTTAAATTATTCATCCTGTGCGATGCGCTAATTTAGTCGCTAGTTGCCCGCGAGGACAAATGAAATGGGAAAGCACACGCAATAAATTAAACAAAGAAATCACCATCGATCATTTCTAAAGTGTCATGCGAAAAAAAAACATCTTTCCTTAAGGTAGATTCAAAAGAACGGAAGGAGCCGGACCTCCGCGATCGACGAGCAGGAAGACGGGCAGGCCGCCGGGCTTGGGCTTGAAGGAGAGGTCGAAGTCGGCGAAGTGCTTGCAGGCCTTTCCGTTGGCCTTGGGGTAGACGACGACGCCGTGCATGGTGCCCCCGTACTGCGGCATGCCGAAGTTGCCGATGGCGCACTCGTAGACGCCCCGGAGCGCGGCGGGGGAGGTCACCCGCAGGCTGTTCTTCTCGACGACGAACCGCGCCGCTGCCGGGTCCCCCAGCACGAGCGCCAGCGCCAGCAGCGCGCAGCACCAGGCCGGCGGCCGCAGCCTCGTCGCCATTGCCGATCGACCAAGGAGTCGAGATGAACAAGGCCAAGGCCGGCCGGGAGACGATCGAATGGGTTCTGCGCGACCGAGCAGATGAGGGTCGCACCCTTTCCGTgcggtttgggtggcttcagGACAAGAAAAGGTGATGCGAGGCTTTTGCGGGAGGGGAGGGAGCCGGGCGCAACAACGAAGGAAGCTGCCCCGTGCACTAAGGGGTTTGCTTTTGACCGGACCAGGCCGGGAGGGATGGAGCAGTGGCGATCGGGAGGGAGGGAATGGTGCAGTGAGACCGACGGGTCTGGAGGCGAGGGGGGAGACGTGGCGCCGCAGCCGTGGGGGTTGGAACGATTCCAATCCGGGGAAGCAAGCGGAGCGGGGCGGCGAGACGGTGCGGTGATCGCGGCGGGGAAAGGCGGTGATGATAGGACGCGACTTGCGTGGGGTTTCGGGGACCGGGCGCCCTTACGTTGCCCCCGCTTGGAGATTCGCGCTCCCCTGGGTCAACGGCCCGCCGTGCACGGAGGGCTGGTCTTGTTCTTGGCCAGGCCAACAGCAGCGTCAAGCATCGAGCTACCCCCGTGAAGCTAACAAAGAAGGGGATATTATTAACCATCTCCGAATAAAAACCCCTCAGTTTTAACATTTCTTCAAAACGAATAAAAGCCAGGAACAACCGCATCACAATGGCTGTACATCGATCACATATCGTACACATGTAATGGAGTTAATGAACGCCGATAGTGACATGAAAACGGAAAGCAAGATAAGTTGCTATCCTTCCATTATGTGACAAAGATCTTTGGATGATAATGACAAGAAAATGACATCGTAATCCAATATCAATCACCTAGATATTGGTGGATCGATTTACACAGACACAGTGCCCGCGCAAGCAACAATATCAGGCCACGAGTTTGCAAGCATGCATCTTGGACTACTATTTTTTGAAAAACATCAAAATTACATGCAGAAGAGGAAATCCTACATCTCAACAAAATCAAACAAGGAAACATGAGGGGTCTCATATTATTTGCTGAGTTATCCAAGTTTACTTCACTCAGAAATCATGCGGGACAAAAGTGGTGTATTTGTTGCTGCCTTTTATGCCTGGTGGCTCATGCCTCTGGCTCTGGCTTCTCGAAGAAAGTTTTCTTAATCCAGTCAAATGGCTGCAAAAGAGATCCAAGAAAGTTTCAGAATCTCAGTGAAAGATGCACTGTAGTTCACAGCAAAACAGGCACAAGAACAGACATCAATAAAGGAAACTAAGACCTATAACCAAACACAATATATCAAAATACTGCACATCCTCTTATTAACGAATCAAGTGAGAGGAAGAGTTAGATCACCAAAAGGAGGAAACGCTTGTCTTTAAGTAACATAACAGAGTCATCTTCTAATTAGCGAGTCAAATAGAGTGACCTCAAACAGTTACATAACAGATCACATGTGCTCTGCAAATTCCTAGTTGCAAGGCTCATTATAAAGGCGAGGTCTTCCAGCCAGTAGGGTGAGAGGAATGGAGTTAAAACACCAAATGGAGCAATGCACTAGCTTGAGGCATAAGCTAAAGGAAACACCACAACAATTCGGTTCCATTGCTATCGTCATTACAACCTCAAATGATCTATGAACCATAAGACAAAACTATCAGGAGTACAGATGATCTGTTGGTGAGACTGAGACCTACCAGTACACTTTTAGGCAATCGTGGACAGATTTAGCATCTGAGCAGACACCAATACCAAAACTATCAGAACATAGGAACAGGGAATCATGTACAATGATCAGAGGTAAACCATGAACTCTTCATCGAATGCCCAAACAGACAACTCAAAAAAGAATAACAATGCTCCTACAATTAATTGAGTCGACCAAAATTTTGTATTCCTATGAACAATACAGTGTAGGTGTTCATAACACCTCGATGCTTACTTACAGAAGCTCCGCACACAAGGAGCGTAGGCACAAGATGTAACTTGGCTATAGAAAGAACCAAAAAGAGTGGTGCGAATCAAGGGTGAAAAATGATAGAATCAGATGAAAGCAAAACGGTGCCACCAGATGACCGCATAGGTTAACTAAACATTAATTTACAATATCCATATgtgtttcaaatttcaagtgGCACGAACCATTAGTCAGAATTATGTTAGAGTTTGTACCAAGTACCAAGCGGTAACTAGAAATTTGTGTTTTTCACTAAACTAGCACCTATTATATCCTGGTCAAATATTATGATGGCCTGATAATGATGTGGCGCCAACTTAATGTGTGTCTACTTCAACATTTGCCGGAGCTTATTTATTGCAACATTTTCTGATTCCTAAGACACATTTGACATAGCAATTCCATAGATGAACTCATAGCCTAGGTCATCACAAACTCGTTGGTTGCTCATCTAACTAGATCCAGAGAGCAAGCCTGACAACGCGATAAGCACTATCgagagcaagtcccctttcccTCACAACCACAATAGACCGATCGACCAATCGTTGATCAGACCTCAGGCCGCTGATCTAACCTCCGCAGATCCAGACCGATAATAAGGAGCACACAAACATCACAGATCCGATCCAAAGCAACCAAACCCTAACGCCGCGCAGCAAACAAATCGACGTACTAAGCAACAGATGCGAGCCTAATACCAAGCTACGGTCAAAATGCTGAAAGTGGGGGCGGATCCGTGATACGAGCGGGCCGATCGATCCTGACCTGGACGAGGTAGAGGCCGGCGGTGCCCGCGAAGACTCCCCATGAGGCGGCAGCGACGACGTCGGTGGACTGGGGGCGGCTGCGGGGCGAGAGGAAGCGGAGGAGGCCGGAGCTCGACGCCGGGAGAGCCATCGCCGCCGCTAATCTCGCTTCACCCTTGGCGTGTCGTCGGCGGCAGGTGAGAGGTGAGGGACGAGGAAGAGAGGAGTTCAGTTTTGCCGTTGCGGGTGGGCCTAAATGGACCTCCAGAGATGCAGGTGGGCCGAAGCGGGGAGAGTCAGTCAAGCCCAGCTGATCTTTATCTCCAAAAGGGCCTGTTTTGATAATTTTTGTTGTGGGGAAAAGGTGATCAGTGATCGACCAGTTCAGGTCATACATGTAGTTTTCTTAGACGGCTGGGTTGTTTCAGGAATTATCTGTATTTCGTTTTCAAATCAAATAGACCCCCCTGAGAGCAGTGTGACGTCGACATGACAACTTGGGAGCGTGAACGCGACTGAAGGAAAGATACGTACGTGGAAGTTGGCCCACTTGGTATCTCCACAGTTGAGAGAGAACTCAGTTGTGCACGTCCAAAAAGATGAAAAGAACAAGGCAGCGTCCACACCTATAGCTCGGAATTATTGCCATGCATGCCGCCGCCGGTTAGCTTTTCCAGTGTTCTCTGATGGAGTTGCACTGGTGTATCAAATCTACCAACACTCAGACTGGAGGGAGATTTTACTTGCGTGGCAGGTGCTTTTCATCCGCACGTAAAAACTATCGACCTAAAAAGCACCTGTCGTTTGTGGAAAAACTAGCACAGCACATCAGTATCAGAGCCCGAACTTGTGGATTCACTCAAAGGACGTTAACAAAGACACAGCAGCAGATTAGCATTGCTCGATTGTAAAGTCGTCCATGGCAATTATTGCAGCACAAGCCTTCAACTTAATTAAGAAACTGACACACTTGGGAGAGTGTGGTAAGTTTAGAATTAAGAAACTGACACACTCAAAAGGGTACAAAGTAAAAGGTAGAGTGAACACTAGAGGTACTTAGCAGTGCACTATGTGTAGAAGGTTCAGAGTTCGGAAACTTTTAACCGAAAAATAGAGCTTATCTCTTTAGAGTCCTCAGTGGAAAGCTCCGGGAGATGTCTTCACCTCCTTTTAATAAGCAGAATACGCCAAGCGAAAAAGCACTGTATACTTTTACAGTAACAGTTGTAAAGTTCTCACATGGCAAGAAATATATTGGATGCAAAATGACTTGGGGAGAACTTAGCTTCAGATGACCACGGACTTCGCCATGAAGTTTTCTTTGGTTTTCTTTGATGCTTGTCACCTAGAGAATGAACTTGTTTTTTAATCGTTCGAGACCTGCATGCATAGATTACTGAGATGGATCCAGCAGAGAACTGATCTGTCGTAGGGTCCATCAATGCACGTGCTGCCTTCACCCGTTGTTGAATTGATCAACAAATCCAAGTTAAATCAGTGTGACAGCAATCCAGGTCGACCTCAAAGCCTAGCTATTATTGTAGACAGAGTAATTAACCACTGACCTGCAGAGCTTCTTTTCTGCAGTTGTTGGACTGCAATTTCCTAAGCGGTCGACTAATCGTGCAAACTAACCAAGGTCTAATTCAAGTCACCACCAATGACAACAACTCAATTGTATTCTTACTAACCAAGGTCCAGAAAGAAATTAATTTATACCTTGTGCATGAACTGTATTATTTGAGCTTTGCTTCCATGCGGCAATATGTATGCTGCTTTCTTTTCAGTGCGTAAAGTGATTTCAGTTGGGTTCCTTACTCCCTTGGTTGCTCATCGGaacaagaaagaaaaagaaaaagaaaaactagGCTTTCTTTTcatgagatttttttttttggggctCAAAGCATGCATATGCATGTGTCGAGTGGTTGAGAGCTAGCCATTTTAATTTCCATATTGTCCGACCCCCCCTAAAAACAATCGCAAGCACTATATAATAAGGTAATGTGCTAGTCAAAGTCTTTGGAGTGCAGGACTTGGAAGTGGACGAGAGTGAGCAATACTGAAgttggccaagattaaggttTTTCTAACTTCTCTGGTCACGAGGGGCCTACGTGGATCTCCATCGGTCCAACCAAGCATCGATGCAGAAAGCTTAGTGGTGGTTACCCGACTAGTGACTAGGCATGACCTACAACTAGCTTAAAAGGCGAGCGTCCACAAACCGGACTGACACTGACAAACCGTGTACCGATCCTGCATGCTTAATTGATCAGTTCATGACATGCAGCTCCCAACTAATTAAAGCACACATTCTGAATCTTGCCGAGATTTTGCCGTTGGCACAATTCTGCATATTCCGATCCGTTTAATTAATCAGGATTAGATTCACGCATCTGATGCTGATAGCAATCTCAATCTTTTGTAGCGGCCCTGAACAAGTTTGCACTTTATATCATGTCATGCTGAAAAAACATGCATGAAGCTGATTCTGATTTTCTGTTATTTTTTCATAAGATAACAAATGCATGATGTTTACAGCTGGTATGTGTTTTGATCACAACCAAATTTGGCTGCAAGGTCCCGGACGGTTTAACAATCGCACACATATTGAGCCTTTTGCCACTTGTATTATTGTGTAGTTCAATTCCAAATGATAGAACTACTGTTTTCACTCTGAGCAGAAGAAATCACCTCAAATGATTACAAGTAGTGAGCCTAAGCCTGCtttggatttttggaatagTCACTACATTTTCAGGATCATACAATCACATGCACATAATGTACAGATGCACAAAATGAGGCATTATATTACAACACAATACATCTATATATTTCAGCAAATATACATATGTAGAAATCAAACCCTGTTCAGATGAACTACTACTGGATCGGAGGTAGCTAGCCTTTATTGTATTAACCATTACACATCTATGCATGTGGATATCAATCTACTCATTGCTACCACTACTAGTTGTGCAACTAGTGCATGCATGCAAATTGCAAACTTGTCGTCATTAGCCATGCATATATGGACGCATGCATGCATCAGCCATTGTCAGGGATCGAAGCCAAACATGTCGTCCTCCCCGGCGTTCCCAAAGGATCCAAACGAGCCGGTCATGAACCCGAGGCTGCTAGGGGACGACGGGAAGCTGCCTGCGCCATGGCCACAAGCCatgtcgccgccgccggtcccTCCCGGCCAGCACTCCGCCGGTGCTGACCCCACCACGGTGGCCGACGAGGCCATCCCAGCTGATCCCACCACGGCGGCCAGCTCCCCGGCCGGCGCTGAGCTGCTGCTGTGCACCTCCTCGCTGCCGCAGCGGTAGTAGTCCTGCGCCGGCAGAGAGGAGCTGTGCCCGACCAAGCGAGAGACGAACATCGCCGGATCAAAGGCTTGGGGTCGTTGGGGAGGAACGGCGTGCGTGGTCGTGGATGCGCCCATGGTGGACCCGAAGCTGATGAGATTTGCGCAGTCGTCGGGCGGAGCGGCGGCCTCGATGACGAGCGGGATCGTGGAGGGGTCCCGGCAGGTGTGCTGGCCGAAGTAGTTGATGACGAACTCGGACGGGTTGTCATCGGAGGCCTGGACCTGCCTGGTCGCCTTGCACCCTTGGTCTGGCTTGTGAGTGCACCTATAGTAGCTCCTGCATATACATAAGATGCTAAGCTAGGACTGTAGTAGCTGATGATGATGAGGTTTGTTTTGCTTTTTAAGCTATATTAATCTTGCTACGCATAGAAGCAACATATATATGCATGTTTTTATCAGTGAATTGCTGTACATGCATGGGGctaaaagtagtacaaataGTGCTTTCTAATTCACTGGATAGCCAGTTGCAAGTATTTGATGTGCCTTTAGTTTTTCTATAGTAAgctagggaaaaggaaaaggagacaTTTCTTCCCCTAGCTAGGCTTCAATTATTCGACCAACTATCTTTTTTCTAGACAATGAAGGTAGTCTCGATCCGCCTCTATCTCCAGCCTTTGCATCAACTAGAAAATCATGCATGGTATATAAGTTTCTTCGATCGGTGCGTAGATCAGAAGCCAATAAACAACACATGCatgtatatatataccttgggttatTAGGCGAGTCTTGAATATGTTTTTGGCCGTACTTTCTCCATGAGTTGCCATCATCGAGCGTACTTGTAGTGACTGTCCTCAAGAAGGGGCTGTGCGACCTgccatatacatatatatatatactatgaGCTAATAAGCTGGTTAATGACCCATATATAATACGCCAGGTTTTAATTGGAATACTACTTTAATAATCTATGGAAGAAGCATACAAGTGCGGCTATGAATAACTATCGTAAGCTAGAAGCACCAAAACAAGGATTAACCTTTTTTTTTATTTACCACAATTGAAATCAAGTTGTTAGAAAGAAAGCAAGTTTAGGTTTCTCCCTATCATTGGCACATAAAGTTAAGCCCCACTACTAAACTTAGACAGTCTAGGGAATTCTCCAAATTGCAAAAGGAAGCGGCATATTAAGGCAATCATGGTATCATATCCTAATGCATGTAGCTAGCTAGTTGCACGGTTAATTATTAAGGGTTTTTGATGAACTTTCTTCACCTTCTCCTGGTGGTGCTGCTCCGGCGCTGCGGTCCAGAGCCGGTCACCGCGCcagctctcctcctcctccggccctGTCCATGGCTGCCGCCGGCGGTGGTGTCCAGAGCTGCCGACAGCGCGCTCGACAGGCTGCTCATGATCCCGTCTATCAGCTCGCTGGTCCCAGGTGCGGCGTCCGCGGGCGTTCCCGGCGGCGTGGGCGACCCCTGCAGCATGTTCCGGAGCATCTCCGCTCGCTCACGCAGGTCGATCAGGTTGTCCACCACCGCCCGAGGAGCCTCGGCAGCAGGTGGTGACgagcggccgccgccgtcggcggcgccgccgctaGCTGAAGACGCCATGGTCGCAGCAATCCACTAGCTAATTAAGCTAGCTGAGCTAGAGCTGCGGTGCAAGTGCATGCATGCCCACCTGCCCGGCCGTAGCTAGAGCGATAGGGTCGTCGCTGCAGCTGCTGCGGCTTGTTTTTATTGGCGGCCGCGGTGGGAAGTtgggaggaaaaagaaaggaggaCGGGGCCGGGTGGGGGAAGGCGAAAGAGGAAGTGGCGTGGAAGAACATGCAGGCACAAGTGGGCCCCCGGATGGAGGTGCCGCACTGCGCGCAAGGCGACGAAGCTAGGGGCGGGAGCCGGTCGTCATCGCTGTGACGCGCCACCGTGAGATCAGGCGCCACCGTGGGCTCAGTGATGCATACCATGGCAGAGTTGAACAGATACTTTTCATGAGATTAATCGTAACGAGGGCTATAGTTAACGAGAAATGGACAAACACACTATCACAAGGCATACATTTACACCTATAAACTAAATTGATATTGACGAAATCACTGCAAATATCCCATTGTCGATAAAAATGATGAGGACATTATTTAACGATCCTCGTGAAGAATATAGCTAGTCACCTTCACTAACCATTCGAGTGAGGCTCCATGCAttcgttttctttttcttcttgaaCACCGATGGTGCGTTGTTGTCTGTCAATCGTAGAAGCAGCACGTGTTGAGACTACGAATTTTCATTCATTTGCCACGCAGTGAATTGTGGAGAAAAGGGGCAAATGTAAGTAGATCAACACGTACTTGTCTTAAACATAACATTTTCTACATCTTGTTGTACAAATTGCGCGCCATGCAACAAATGGTCCATGGGAGAGCATCTTCCAAGCAGACAACTTCAACTCACGGGCAATTTTCTTATGAAAACGTGGGCATCTGGGCTGACTAGTCTTTGCCCTGACACATGCATGACGGGAACACGGAGGCCCCCCTTAAGAAATGATGAGCCCCACAAGTTTTAAATCTTTTCGTACGTGGGTAGGCCATGTCTCTCTCTTCAGTACATTTCAAGGACGAGACCAGAAAATTGAGAAGAAAAAAATGGACAGCTAAAGAGCCAAGTCAGAAGATAATAATAATTAATATTGCCTAATTATCATGTCGGCTTGCATAGCTGAATGAACTTGTTTACCCCAAATTATATAATCCAGTTTATATGTGTGGAAGTAAAAACCTAAAATGGTCCAGGACAGCTTAAAGCACTATAGAAGCTAGAGGAGCTTAACTTATATAAGCTGCTTATAAGTTTCGGATGAGCTTATCTAAACTAGATTAGAGAGTTAAAAAATAAACCGGATTATATAAAGCTAGGGGTAAAGAACAGGCCCATACTCAACGCAAGTCGACATAGGAAACCAGTAGTGAGCGTAACCCAACCCAGATGCACAAACTCCCAGCCAACGCCCAAATTATTACTAATACGAAATACGGCATCAGCATGCGCATTCGTAAAGCTCGGCTGCATCTGGCTCACTGAACAACCAGGACGAGATTCCCAAAAAATAAAGCGAAGAAATGGCATATTGGCACATCTACGGAGGATGACAACTGACAGTCGTATTCCAGAAAAAAAAATACTGGCTCGGACACCACCATCTAAAATTGACCTTTCAATTAGTAGCCTAAATGCGGCTGCGTTCATGAATCACGATACACCTGGCATAAGTCGATGACATGTCCCTGGTCGAACTGCTATATCTGAACTATACATGCTTCTGAATCCTCGATACGA is part of the Panicum hallii strain FIL2 chromosome 2, PHallii_v3.1, whole genome shotgun sequence genome and encodes:
- the LOC112881459 gene encoding vacuolar-sorting receptor 1-like, with translation MATRLRPPAWCCALLALALVLGDPAAARFVVEKNSLRVTSPAALRGVYECAIGNFGMPQYGGTMHGVVVYPKANGKACKHFADFDLSFKPKPGGLPVFLLVDRGDCYFTTKGWNAQNAGAAAVLVADDKVEPLITMDSPESSGTEHMENITIPSALVTERFGDDLRKALQNGDMVNVLLDWRESLPHPDERVEYELWTNSNDECGAKCDMQMNFVRSFRGIAQALEKRGYTQFTPHYITWYCPEAFILSKQCKSQCINHGRYCAPDPEQDFSIGYDGKDVVLQNLIQICVFKVANESRKPWMWWDYVHDFAVRCPMKEKKYTRECANDVIKSLGLEFEKVNKCIGDPEADKENPVLKAEQDAQIGHGSRGDVTILPTLVVNNRQYRGKLEKSSVLKAVCSGFEETTEPDICLREDIETNECLEHNGGCWLDKATNVSACKDTFRGRVCECPVVNGVKFVGDGYTHCEASGLGRCQINNGGCWNETRNGKTVSACSNEEAKGCKCPTGFKGDGVNSCEDVDECKENLFCKCKNCACENTWGSYECSCGGSNMLYIREHDTCISKHSTSSVGWGFLWVIFFGLALAGAGAYAVYKYRLRSYMDSEIRAIMAQYMPLESQEMPNQHRPVEHADI
- the LOC112881781 gene encoding uncharacterized protein LOC112881781, with protein sequence MASSASGGAADGGGRSSPPAAEAPRAVVDNLIDLRERAEMLRNMLQGSPTPPGTPADAAPGTSELIDGIMSSLSSALSAALDTTAGGSHGQGRRRRRAGAVTGSGPQRRSSTTRRRSHSPFLRTVTTSTLDDGNSWRKYGQKHIQDSPNNPRSYYRCTHKPDQGCKATRQVQASDDNPSEFVINYFGQHTCRDPSTIPLVIEAAAPPDDCANLISFGSTMGASTTTHAVPPQRPQAFDPAMFVSRLVGHSSSLPAQDYYRCGSEEVHSSSSAPAGELAAVVGSAGMASSATVVGSAPAECWPGGTGGGDMACGHGAGSFPSSPSSLGFMTGSFGSFGNAGEDDMFGFDP